The Candidatus Hydrogenedentota bacterium genome segment TGCGCGCGCGATGCATCCAGGTCTTCAGAGTGCCCATCGGGATACTCATCGTATCCGCGATCTCTTCATACGAGGTGCCGTTCAGATAATACAACGTCACGATGGTGGCGTAACGGTCCGGCAGCAGCGTGACGCAACGCCGGACCAATTCGGGGAGGTCAAAATTGTGGCTCGGATGCACCGCCGCCTCGCCAGTATGCTGCGGCTGCAACGGGACCTCGCCCCGCTTCTTGCGGCGGCTGAGTTCCGTCAGGCAAACGCTGCACGTCACCCGGTACATCCAGGTGGAAAAACTGCACTCGCCGCGGAAACCCTTCAACAAGCGGAACGCCTTGATAAACGCCTCCTGCGCCATGTCTTCCGCAAGCGCCGGGTCGCGCATGAACCGGTAGGCTACGTTATATACGATGTTCTGATGCCGCCGGACCAGTTCCGAAAACGCTTCCCGGTCGCCGCGCTTGCTTCTCCGGACAAGGT includes the following:
- a CDS encoding RNA polymerase sigma factor, giving the protein MTPSASAVMTATAQGLAAPETSDLDLVRRSKRGDREAFSELVRRHQNIVYNVAYRFMRDPALAEDMAQEAFIKAFRLLKGFRGECSFSTWMYRVTCSVCLTELSRRKKRGEVPLQPQHTGEAAVHPSHNFDLPELVRRCVTLLPDRYATIVTLYYLNGTSYEEIADTMSIPMGTLKTWMHRARKQLKKIVSKEVFRYAE